Within Sorghum bicolor cultivar BTx623 chromosome 2, Sorghum_bicolor_NCBIv3, whole genome shotgun sequence, the genomic segment CCACCTCCATCTTTGTCATCTTTCATATGATGAACAATGCTTGTCAACAAGTGTGGCCTACCGCGCGCACCTTAACCATTGTCCATAGCATGAAGTTCCTCCACCTTCACTCCATCAAGCCATTTGATATCTTCACTTGGCTTGATCTCCATGAATGATATGGTCCTTTCCATAGCTTCACATGACCTTCAAGTCCTAccttagccttgtttgcttttcATAATTACCTTGGTCCACCGGCACAAATCCCTTTGCTTGCACTTCACTGTCTCGATGGTCCGTCATGTCCTGACCCTCTGGCCTGCCCTTTCACACTTGCATACGATCCTTCTCAGTGAAGCTCTGCCTTGATCTTCACTATCTTGCCATATGAGACTATGTCATGTCCCATACTCAATATGCCTCTTTTTTATCACCACTTGATCAAGTCATCTTCACTAGTTTAGCACTTGCATCACTTCAAACATGTCATATCCCCTCTTGCAAAGATCTATTCATCTCACATGAAACctcattagtccacctaagattGTCACTTAATTACCAAAATCAAAGTGGGACTTTCACCGCTACTCATGGAAACACCAAAAAATCACCCTAGCTTAAGGAGGCATAAATCGACGTTAAGGTTAGCATCTTATTAGAGTTTCGCTAGTTAACCAGGTTAGGGAGATGCATCCGACAAATCAACAAGGGTCTAGGGCAATCTTGCTTTTCCGTAAGGAGTGGCTACCTCAATGCGACAGTCTTACTGGTTGGTTAAGAGACGACACCAAGAGAAGACCAAAGACAGGCATTTGTGTTCGATAGTAGAGGGTATCGAGAGGCAATAGTGCATCATAATGAAAATGGAAACTATTCTTAATCGCATCGCTCTTTGAGCGAGAGCCAGGTGTGAACTGAAGGGCATTCCGCATTCGAAGGGTTCCTCTACCTAATGGCAATTGCGGGTAAATAACCAATTAGTATGTGGgtagatacataataaatagGACAAATACAAGGATTCAGGTGAGGAGTCGTGTTTTGGTCGCTCCgtgtgaaaataaaaaaaatatgttttGTTCGCTCAGAGTGAAACGGTAGTAACAAGACGATAAAAACACTGTCCCATACACAAATTTTAAGAGATAATGACCACCAAGAATCCCTAATCAAAACTCGCAATAGCTATATCTATTGCATCGAAAGTCCTGGCCACGAAGAAAGTTGGAATTCCATTTGTGCAAATATGCACGGGCATAATTGGAAACAAACGACGACATCTTCTGATATGACGTAAGCAAAATGCACTTTCCGAGTGCAAAGCTACGTAAGcaaataagttttttttttaatataagaCAAGCAAGTACCTGCATTATTGATTTTTTCCCCCCGCTGTCGTCCGGCAACGGACGTATCTTCTCGAGGAAGACAAGGTTCCTGTGAGAATGAAAAATGAGGGGCCAAACAAATTTGGCGAAACCATGGACACCAAAGAGGAAGACAAACAGTCACAACCAATCACGGCGCCAAAACATGCAGCGCAGCTTCATCATCGTGGCCTCATGGGTCCTTCCTGGATATGGCGGAGGAAAAACAGGTGGTGGCCGTTGCAATCGCAGCCAGGTCCAGGCCGCTCCAACTCCAGCTCCAGCAGCTTGCCCTTGCCCCTCTCCCCTCTCCGACTCCAACCCAACCCCCCCATCCAATGGCCCTCCGGCTCCGCCCCCGTTGTTGTCTCACCTCACGCGCTCCCTGACctgccccgccccgccccgcccccaGCACGACGCGATGCTCCGCACCGCGTCGGATAGATGGACGATATTGCTGGGGAGCCGGGAAGGAAAGGGGACGACTCTTCCCGTGCCGTGCTGACGCCACCACCACGCGGCCCCGGTCTCCTCTCGCCCTCCTCTCCTCCGTCTGGATCTGGTCCTATCCCCTCCCcaccctccgccgccgccgccgctgtccTCGCCCTCCCGGCCTCAGCCACGAGCCAGGGCGCCGGGCTCCTGGCCTCGTCTCGCCTCGCCGGCGAGATGGACGGCGGCGGGGAGACGCTGCTGGTGCGGAGGAGCAAGGGCAAGAAGAAGAGACCGCAGCCGGCCGCGGAGAGGGGCTCCGGCGGCAGCGGGGACAGGTTCCGCACGCTCTGGCGGGACTACCACGACCTGCTGCAGGTGAGTGGCGCCAGTCTCGTCGATTCTCGCTGCGGCCACCAATCTCTTCGCCCTTTCCAATTTTCATGCCGCTCTACTGTTTCGACCTGTTCTTGATGGGTTCACCGCCGTCTTGATTGCTGGATTCCTCGTGCTATCCCTGTTCCGGCTGCTAGTGCTCCTATTAGGTTTGTGATTGTACTGCCATTGTCGGGGGTGCTCGGCTGTTTGATTCTTTGCTGCGTAGGACGGGGTTTCAAGAATTCCATCCAATACCATGGTCAAATCTAACAATATACTGAATCAAGTATATCTGTGATTACACTTGAAGCTGATACAACATTTGATGCAGGAGACTGAGGGAAAGAAGAAGATGCTGGCGAGCACGAAGCGGAGAAGCCTCGCCTTGCTTGCTGAAGTCAAGTATGACAGTTCTTGGGCTCTTGCTTTATCGCTCCATGTTACTATGCTATATCATCTTGTTATTCTTCATGCTGGCATTATTACTGCTTGTCAGCTTCACTAACTGTGTAGTTCTTGTTGCAAGGTTCTTGCGAAGGAAGTACCAATCCTTTCTCAAGGGTGGCTCACAGCAGAAACATTACAagttgaagaagcaagctcGGTACATGCCATCTCCATTGGGAAGCAACAAGGCCACCGCGTTAGGTGATCATGGTGCAAGGACCAAAGTGCCTTCTACCAGCAAAAACTCAAACCTTCACTTAAATCAAGATTCTGTTCCGGTAAGTGGTGGAGTTCATGAATTAACATAAACCGTAAGAAAAGTGTTTCTTTTTTAAAAGGGCTTTCTTGtctgcagaatgatgtggtGAATGATCACCAGGGGCAACAGGGCCATCCAGAAGTCGAAAAGTTTGATGAGGTCGGGGTGGATGAAGATATGATGACACCTGATGTCAAATTATCAGTTTGTAGGGATACAGGAAACTCGCCTGCAAGTGAAGGTAAGAGGACGGTTCCATGGCAAGATCGGTTAGCGTTGAAGGCCTAGGTCCTCAGCTGATGTGGCTAAGAAATAAGCTGCTTCTCTGATAGCTGGCTTTGCAACTGTATCCCTCAAATGATCAATAGTGCTTTGTACAGAAACGATGGGATATGATATATGCATGTTACATTGCCTGATTGAAAAAACTCAGATGGTTATACCATGCGCCTAAGCAAGTTCGACAAGAGGATTTTGATTTTATGAATGGTTCTGTCCAGGTTTTGGATTGACTACTTTGAATGTGTTTGTGCAATGAATGTATTTTCAGTCATCCAGACAAACAGACGCTTTAGCAATGATCATGAATTCTATgaattgcaagtttgtagtgttAAATCTCTGGTTTCACAATTTAGGTTTTAAATAGGCTCTTTATCACGAGGACAAATGTAATAAATGCTTCGTGGTTTTGTATAGCAAGTTTTAGGTTTGGGTGTTGCATTTTTAAAATTGGTGTACCATGGTCAATAGGCAGCATGTAGATTCGTCTCAAAGAATATTTGTTTTTTATGGGTAAATATATGTACCCTTTTACTGTGAATTGTAAATTTGGAGGGTTATATAGTATCTCATCTTGTTTCTAAATAGTCTCTTTAACATGCTAGGGGTGGGGCTGTTGCATTTTAAAAACTGGAGTACCAGATATTATTTAACCAGATGCACAATATTAGTTCTATATTAGTGTGTTTGGTTTGTGGAGTCTTCCCATGCTTCATGAGGTGATGCATCATGAGTTCAACCCATAAAGGGGTGCATTTGATATAgggtgccttgtttagttccaaaatattttgcaaaatcgacactgtagctttttcgtttgtatttgacaaatattattcaatcatagactaactaggctcaaaaaattcgtctcgtcaatttcgaccaaactgtgcaattagtttttatttttgtctatatttaatacttcatgcatgtgtctaaagattcgatgtgacggagaatctgaaaaaaattttgcaaaattttttgggaactaaacaaggccttagctgtcTTGGAACCACTTGAGCTTGCAATTTGGCCTCCTTTCCGTAGAGCTTCTACCTTCTGTTGGTGTCCCCTGCTGCTGCAGTGATTCTCAAACTGAGATACAAAGTTACATTTCGCCTGACAGATACCGCAGCCCCATTCTGAGAGATACTGCTtgccttatttagactctaagtccacattgttcgaggtaataaataactttagactctatgatagagtctgcattgtgagtgccctaagagagccttatttagttcgcaaaaattttcgtttttggtctgtagcattttcgtttttatttgacaaacattgtccaatcacagagtaactcggttcaaaagattcatctcacaaattacaggtaaactgtgcaattagtttttatttttatttatatttaatgctccatgcatgcgaccaaaaattcgatatgacagaaaatcttaaaaatttttgcgaactaaacaaggccttatgggACAAGCAGCTAGGAACTGAAGCGTGCACTAGAGCTAGCGGGTGTTTTTCAGTTTGGAAGCGGGTGTTTTTCAGTTTCAAAATTGGCGGTCATTGTTTTTCGGCAACAAAAGCGAATTCGTGAAACTGTTTTGTTTGCAGCGGAGCCGGCGGCCGTTTGCGCGCACAACTTTTTTTTCCATGACGCCTGACAATTTCCATGGAAGCGGGTGTTTTTCAGTTAAAAAATTGGAGTACTATGCATTTTGAATTAGCGAACGGATGACAATTACTGTCGGTCACCAAAATGAATTGTTAACAGTGGCATAGCATATAAACTTCATAACATGTTTTACTGTACAATTTCATCATTGCTATTTTGGCAGACGAGCCATAGCATTTCGTTTATTCGCATTGAGCCTTTTCCGGTGCTTATTCCCAGAAAGATGGTGAGCAAGCATCTTTTCGCTGTTGCAATGATCATGAATTCTGAGTTGCAAGTTTGGAGTGTTAAATTTCTGGTTTCACAGTTTAGCAATGTATTTTCAGTTTAAGTTAAATTTCTGAAGGGGTGCATTTGATATAGGGTTGCATTTTTAAAATTGGTGTACCATAGTCAATCGGCATGTAGATTCATCTCAATGAATATTTGTTTTTTATGGGTAACCCTTTACTGTGAATTGCAAGTTTGGAGGGTTAAAAAATATCTtttttctaaataatatttttaactaTGATGGGGCTTGCGGTGTTGCATTTTAAAGACCGGAGTATACCAGGTATAAAATATTTATACTCCATCCCCACATCCAAAAACATTGATTAAATAAAAGAGCATCGGTGGCACCACAGACTAGACATTCATGATCAAACTGATGCAAGCATTGCAATAAAGTAGCAGCAACATAAATTATGTTAAATAAATTATCATGTCAAATAATAGGTTGTAAGACTTGGTAAATGAAAATCCAATTGAATATCTTCAAGATGAATGGATGGTGCTGTCATTTCTCGCTCCACAGCCTCTCCAATCATTAGTTGTTGAGCTTTGACAGATGACCCTTCCCAGTACGATGGTGAGCGAGCATCTTTTCGCTGTTGcattgcagattgcaaatctcgCAAAA encodes:
- the LOC8060261 gene encoding uncharacterized protein LOC8060261, producing MDDIAGEPGRKGDDSSRAVLTPPPRGPGLLSPSSPPSGSGPIPSPPSAAAAAVLALPASATSQGAGLLASSRLAGEMDGGGETLLVRRSKGKKKRPQPAAERGSGGSGDRFRTLWRDYHDLLQETEGKKKMLASTKRRSLALLAEVKFLRRKYQSFLKGGSQQKHYKLKKQARYMPSPLGSNKATALGDHGARTKVPSTSKNSNLHLNQDSVPNDVVNDHQGQQGHPEVEKFDEVGVDEDMMTPDVKLSVCRDTGNSPASEGKRTVPWQDRLALKA